From Glycine max cultivar Williams 82 chromosome 11, Glycine_max_v4.0, whole genome shotgun sequence, the proteins below share one genomic window:
- the LOC100811282 gene encoding inactive TPR repeat-containing thioredoxin TTL3 has translation MGGNSPERKPGCGLMTAVFRRNNPWSRKSVSAGSSPMAHNFEKPSNTQDSKRRHGGSNDFVPIKESSHNNNNNDVTNYSSRSVPNPQRPTTPHVVSQRKPQQNRDETTMGKGSSPSPTQGYINQGKRVPKEAVGISGELESMINEHLKSKGSSTLGNLGNLRQGGVGPKHHNAYSEMDYYASNVASGGHTNQITGREYDKTSFYGKEAKPSKEQSGSLCRAVSTRMDPEQLKIMGNEDYKNGRFAEALALYDAAIAIDPNKASYRSNRSAALTALGRLLEAVFECREAIRIESHYQRAHHRLGNLNLRLGETDKALYHYKQAGPDADPDEIVKAKTLQVYLNKCTEARRFGDWITLITATNNAISSGADSAPQIYALQAEALLKLHRHQDADKVMSRCPKFDVDQCTRFFGPIGNANLLVTRAQVDLVAGRFEEALEAAQKATRLDSNSREANKVMRKARALTSARAKGNELFKASNFHEACIAYGEGLDHDPYNSVLLCNRAACRSKLGQFEKAIDDCNTALNLRPSYIKARLRRADCNAKLERWEASIQDYEILLKETPEDEEVKRALMEVQAQLEKQAR, from the exons atgggaGGCAATTCACCTGAGAGGAAACCTGGTTGTGGCTTGATGACAGCAGTATTTAGACGAAATAATCCATGGTCACGCAAATCAGTCTCTGCAGGTTCTTCTCCTATGGCCCACAATTTTGAAAAACCATCTAACACTCAAGATTCAAAACGGAGACATGGAGGATCTAATGATTTTGTTCCAATTAAAGAATCTtcacataataataacaacaatgatGTTACAAACTACTCTTCTCGTTCTGTCCCCAATCCTCAAAGGCCAACAACACCACATGTTGTAAGCCAAAGGAAACCACAACAAAATCGCGATGAAACAACAATGGGAAAAGGGTCTTCACCTTCACCCACTCAGGGCTATATCAACCAAGGCAAAAGGGTACCAAAAGAAGCTGTTGGAATCTCTGGTGAACTTGAAAGCATGATCAATGAACACCTAAAGTCCAAGGGAAGTAGTACCCTTGGTAATTTAGGTAACCTTAGGCAAGGAGGAGTAGGACCAAAACATCACAATGCTTACAGTGAAATGGATTACTATGCTAGTAATGTTGCTAGTGGAGGACACACAAATCAAATCACAGGACGTGAATATGATAAAACTAGTTTTTATGGCAAGGAAGCTAAACCAAGCAAGGAACAATCAGGTTCACTGTGTAGGGCTGTGTCTACACGAATGGATCCTGAACAATTGAAGATAATGGGCAATGAGGATTACAAGAATGGAAGGTTTGCAGAGGCATTGGCTTTGTATGATGCTGCCATCGCAATTGACCCGAATAAGGCTTCTTATAGGAGCAATAGAAGTGCTGCATTAACTGCTCTTGGAAGGCTTTTGGAGGCTGTTTTTGAATGTAGAGAAGCTATTCGGATTGAGTCTCATTACCAAAGGGCCCATCATCGGTTGGGAAATTTGAACTTAAG ATTAGGAGAAACAGACAAAGCTTTATATCATTATAAACAAGCAGGACCAGACGCTGATCCAGATGAGATTGTTAAAGCAAAGACACTCCAAGTATATCTAAACAAATGCACCGAGGCTCGTAGGTTCGGCGATTGGATCACACTTATAACTGCAACCAACAATGCTATATCATCTGGTGCAGACTCTGCTCCACAA ATATATGCATTACAAGCCGAAGCCTTGCTAAAGCTTCATAGACATCAAGATGCAGACAAAGTAATGTCAAGGTGCCCTAAATTTGATGTTGATCAGTGTACTAGGTTCTTTGGACCTATTGGTAATGCAAATTTGTTGGTGACACGGGCTCAAGTTGATTTAGTTGCTGGCAG ATTTGAAgaagctctggaggcagcacaGAAAGCTACTAGGTTGGATTCTAATAGTAGAGAAGCAAATAAGGTGATGAGAAAGGCTCGAGCTTTGACAAGTGCTCGTGCAAAGGGAAATGAGCTTTTCAAGGCATCAAATTTTCATGAGGCTTGCATTGCCTATGGAGAAGGCCTTGACCATGATCCATATAACTCTGTTTTACTATGCAACAGAGCTGCTTGTAGATCAAAGCTAGGCCAATTTGAGAAAGCAATAGATGATTGCAATACTGCCCTTAACTTACGCCCGTCTTACATCAAGGCCAGGTTGAGAAGGGCAGATTGTAATGCTAAG TTGGAAAGATGGGAAGCTTCAATACAAGACTATGAAATTTTACTAAAAGAGACACCGGAAGATGAAGAAGTAAAGCGAGCATTGATGGAGGTCCAAGCACAACTTGAGAAACAGGCAAGGTGA